A section of the Heliangelus exortis unplaced genomic scaffold, bHelExo1.hap1 Scaffold_135, whole genome shotgun sequence genome encodes:
- the LOC139790743 gene encoding ankyrin repeat domain-containing protein 7-like, whose translation MGLFRRKSHRRYSTVLPSYNPVWPRAAAASTSGPEIEEKDLKRLHHAAAHGHLSWLRFWHSWIKIWGIDCRDRENRTPLHLACANGHTEVARFLVKHGSQLDAVDNFGRTPLMKAVQLREQDCVTFLLEQGADPNLADIDGNTALQLAILAHHKNLVRQLIKHGAKLDAKNKKGCTPLTLAITEKHEVILEDLLKAGADVHARDEHERTPLMIAASVGEMYLVKVLLSHGANISHEDKDGRIAVDYADLHGHLRVSQYLAKLEDTAEAPAGDALGSPEQAGAAGGIKEKPDQENRGEAPACDTEDPSIVITPEQAGAAPVFWGAPAVDRGATENLCEGGSIRSSETEMNDITWKDSEDSLLFTPKHLLQGDSAVMGNLSVAAQPTH comes from the exons ATGGGGCTCTTCAGGAGGAAGAGTCATCGTCGCTACAGTACTGTGCTGCCCAGTTACAATCCTGTGTGGCcccgtgctgctgctgccagcaccagcgGCCCTGAGATTGAGGAGAAAGATCTGAAGAGGCTGCACCATGCTGCTGCCCACGGCCACCTGTCCTGGCTGAGGTTCTGGCACTCGTGGATCAAGATTTGGGGCATTGACTGCCGCGACAGggagaatcg gacacctctccatctggcgtgtgcaaacggccacacagaggttGCCAGATTCCTTGTAAAGCACGGcagccagttggatgctgttgataattttgggagaacacccctgatgaAG gcagtacagctcagagaacaagaCTGCGTGACTTTTCTGCTAGAGCAGGGTGCTGACCCAAATCTTGCAGACATCGATGGCAACACTGCCCTCCAGTTGGCCATCCTGGCTCATCATAAAAACCTCGTGAGGCAGTTAATCAAGCATGGTGCCAAACTGgatgccaagaataag aagggctGTACCCCACTAACTCTTGCTATCACTGAAAAACATGAGGTGATATTAGaagatctcctgaaagcaggagctgatgtgcatgctcgAGATGAGCATGAAAG aaccccactcatgattgctgcttctgttggggagATGTATTTggtcaaagttctcctttctcacggtgccaatatttcccatgaagacaaagATGGGAGGATAGCTGTGGATTATGCTGATCTTCATGGCCATTTACG TGTAAGTCAGTACCTGGCAAAACTGGAGGacacagcagaagctcctgcaggggatgcacTTGGATCTCCCgaacaggcaggagctgctggagggataaaagaaaaaccagaccAGGAGAACAGAGGAGAAGCTCCTGCGTGTGATACAGAAGATCCCAGCATAGTCATcactcctgagcaggcaggagctgctccagttttttggggtgcacctgctgtggacagaggag CCACAGAAAACCTTTGTGAAGGAGGCTCAATAAG gagcTCTGAGACTGAGATGAATGATATCACTTGGAAAGATTCTGAAGATTCACTCCTTTTTACCCCTAAG CATCTGTTGCAGGGGGATTCTGCAGTGATGGGGAACTTGAGTGTGGCGGCTCAACCCACTCACTAA